Proteins encoded together in one uncultured Sphaerochaeta sp. window:
- a CDS encoding PIN domain-containing protein encodes MKTKYPEFFLYDDDVTKELWDNSLIAFDASALLNLYQYSKDTLDDFLDAMKLYKNRIFIPNWVILEFLRRKDAIIDEQVELYNNLIDNLKDSLSALKTSKNHPFVSKDKLRKFERNINEMTKELEKNRDEYCINKTQKKDMILKELMMLFENRIGEPYTEKQLDEIMAEGDIRLSEKIPPGYCDYINKKELGNSTNRLTKSRRYGDLIIWRQILEIAKEKNKSVLFISDDTKKDWCYDKCYTRRELFKEFLKYTDGKFFRIIQSFKFLNHVDEESDRENGKKLTINESTINEVKEISEQNFEVPNYLDKIYKKFIKQNSDAIWMSNDIFKKNIDNFSINYDWFERNNEIIELQKKWFEQNRSIIDEIQENRDIIEFKKHMIENIKKNMDLNSNYTNDNSEDLKDKDEE; translated from the coding sequence ATGAAAACGAAGTATCCGGAATTTTTTCTCTATGATGATGATGTCACTAAAGAGCTATGGGATAACAGCCTTATTGCCTTTGATGCAAGTGCATTGTTAAATTTATATCAATATTCTAAAGATACTTTAGACGACTTTTTAGATGCGATGAAATTATATAAAAATAGAATTTTTATACCTAATTGGGTGATATTAGAATTTCTAAGACGTAAAGATGCTATTATTGATGAGCAAGTGGAATTGTATAACAATTTAATTGATAACCTAAAAGACAGTTTATCTGCCTTAAAAACGAGTAAAAACCATCCATTTGTCAGTAAAGACAAACTTCGAAAATTTGAAAGAAATATAAATGAAATGACTAAAGAATTAGAGAAGAATAGAGATGAATATTGCATAAATAAAACGCAAAAAAAAGATATGATTCTTAAAGAATTAATGATGTTGTTTGAGAATAGAATTGGAGAGCCTTATACAGAAAAGCAACTAGATGAAATCATGGCTGAAGGAGATATACGTTTGAGTGAAAAAATACCTCCAGGTTATTGTGATTATATTAATAAGAAGGAATTAGGTAACAGTACAAATAGATTAACAAAGAGTAGAAGATATGGCGATCTAATTATATGGCGACAAATTCTTGAAATTGCTAAAGAAAAGAACAAGAGTGTTTTATTTATAAGTGATGATACAAAAAAAGATTGGTGTTATGATAAATGTTATACCAGAAGAGAATTATTTAAAGAATTCTTAAAATATACTGATGGGAAGTTCTTTAGAATAATACAATCATTTAAGTTTTTAAACCATGTAGATGAAGAAAGTGATAGAGAAAATGGTAAAAAACTTACGATAAATGAATCAACTATAAATGAAGTGAAAGAGATAAGCGAACAGAATTTTGAAGTACCAAATTATCTTGATAAGATATATAAAAAATTTATTAAACAAAATTCTGATGCTATTTGGATGAGCAATGATATTTTTAAGAAAAATATAGATAATTTTAGTATTAACTATGATTGGTTTGAAAGAAATAATGAAATTATTGAACTTCAAAAAAAATGGTTTGAGCAAAATAGGAGTATCATTGATGAGATTCAGGAAAATCGTGACATCATTGAGTTTAAAAAACATATGATTGAAAATATTAAAAAAAATATGGATCTAAATAGCAATTATACAAATGATAATTCAGAAGATTTGAAAGATAAAGATGAAGAATGA
- a CDS encoding CHAD domain-containing protein has protein sequence MNNNGPYYLLFETQSAPETWEQQFSPYRILWKEASIPLEGTLLLDEQPVGGLRYFPEELRLELFPLPGTQEQLEGLLAVPAFREMCNSPIIGWCEKQVAIFSKHASDLDDMKSLHAFRTAMCNLRQMVPLIGAGLSKERRKEIKRLLKRLVKYAGKVRDDHVLSQLLEERGLEDEKKHLKTEKHLSALKEALPSSFASDIRQLLEENRFAFSGYHPKVMVAKAHRRLVRAVHKVHSARDVQAMHKVRRRVRSLLAVSGMASVKQDKRLYELEKILGKWHDLILLQDLLVKQKKPPIETLRVLVDVEKEVQHLVGEYRHLSSEYWEEMT, from the coding sequence ATGAACAACAACGGCCCGTACTACCTGTTATTTGAGACCCAGTCTGCTCCAGAGACATGGGAGCAGCAATTTTCTCCCTACCGAATTCTCTGGAAGGAGGCCTCCATTCCGCTTGAGGGTACTCTGCTTCTTGATGAACAGCCTGTAGGGGGGTTGAGATACTTCCCTGAGGAATTGCGCCTTGAGCTCTTTCCTCTCCCTGGTACCCAAGAGCAACTGGAGGGTTTGCTGGCAGTGCCGGCCTTCAGGGAGATGTGCAACAGTCCCATCATTGGTTGGTGTGAGAAACAGGTAGCCATTTTCTCTAAACATGCCTCTGATCTGGATGATATGAAATCCTTGCACGCATTCAGGACAGCAATGTGCAATCTCCGCCAGATGGTCCCCCTAATCGGTGCTGGACTCTCCAAGGAGAGGCGGAAGGAGATCAAACGATTACTGAAGAGACTGGTCAAATATGCAGGGAAAGTCCGTGATGACCATGTTCTTAGTCAGCTGTTGGAGGAGAGAGGACTAGAGGATGAGAAGAAGCATCTGAAGACGGAGAAGCACCTTTCAGCTTTGAAGGAAGCGCTGCCTTCTTCCTTTGCTTCTGATATTCGCCAGCTACTGGAGGAGAACCGATTCGCCTTTTCGGGTTATCACCCGAAGGTTATGGTGGCGAAGGCCCATAGGCGTTTGGTGAGGGCTGTTCACAAGGTGCACTCAGCGAGGGATGTACAGGCGATGCACAAGGTGCGCAGACGGGTGCGCTCTCTGCTTGCAGTGAGCGGGATGGCATCCGTCAAGCAGGATAAGAGGCTGTATGAACTTGAGAAGATTCTTGGCAAGTGGCACGACCTCATCCTCTTGCAGGACTTGCTGGTAAAACAGAAGAAACCCCCCATTGAAACCCTGCGGGTCTTGGTCGATGTAGAGAAGGAAGTACAGCACCTGGTAGGTGAGTACCGTCATTTGAGTAGTGAGTACTGGGAGGAGATGACATGA
- a CDS encoding ATP-dependent 6-phosphofructokinase, translated as MSKLIGILTSGGDTPGLNSAIRAVGKTLLHEGGYTLIGYLDGYRGLMENRFVELNDAYLSGIITRGGTILGSSRDKPHKMPVGGKIMDMTDVIVENYHSNHLSGLVCLGGGGTQKNSYRLASAGLNVLTLPKTIDNDVMHTDVSFGYDTAMMIATEAVDRLHSTASSHHRIIILETMGHKVGWLALGAGLAGGADVILLPEIPYDEQVVADAILRRTREGKKFSIVVVAEGAMSKSMAKVLEEEDGKEKVEEMLKTRTPQLAANLERLTGREARVTILGYVQRGGTPTPYDRLLSTSLGSRCAQEIMKDKWGNMMAVQDNKIVTVPLEKVAGPVKYIPKDHYLITCAKDIGVCLGS; from the coding sequence ATGAGCAAATTGATTGGGATACTGACCTCTGGAGGAGATACCCCTGGATTGAATTCGGCGATACGAGCAGTAGGAAAGACATTGCTTCATGAGGGCGGTTACACCTTGATCGGGTACCTTGATGGCTACCGTGGTCTGATGGAGAATCGGTTTGTTGAGCTCAATGATGCATACCTCTCGGGTATCATCACACGGGGTGGCACCATTCTGGGCTCCAGTCGCGATAAACCCCATAAGATGCCGGTAGGTGGGAAAATCATGGACATGACTGATGTCATTGTCGAGAATTACCACTCCAATCACCTCAGTGGTCTTGTGTGTCTTGGGGGTGGGGGAACCCAGAAGAACTCCTACCGCTTGGCCAGTGCAGGGTTGAATGTCCTGACGCTTCCCAAGACCATCGACAATGATGTGATGCATACAGATGTTTCCTTCGGCTATGATACAGCGATGATGATTGCAACCGAGGCAGTCGACCGGTTGCATAGTACCGCGAGCAGCCACCATAGAATTATCATCCTGGAGACCATGGGCCACAAGGTGGGTTGGCTTGCACTCGGTGCCGGTCTTGCCGGTGGTGCTGATGTCATTCTGCTTCCTGAGATTCCCTATGATGAACAGGTGGTCGCTGATGCAATTCTCAGACGCACGAGGGAAGGGAAGAAGTTCAGCATTGTGGTGGTTGCCGAGGGAGCCATGTCAAAGAGTATGGCAAAGGTACTTGAAGAGGAGGATGGCAAGGAGAAGGTTGAGGAGATGCTCAAGACCCGTACCCCGCAGCTGGCTGCCAACCTGGAGCGTCTCACGGGACGGGAAGCCAGGGTAACCATTCTCGGCTATGTGCAGCGTGGTGGAACTCCCACTCCCTACGACCGATTGCTTTCAACCTCACTGGGTAGTCGATGTGCCCAGGAGATCATGAAGGACAAGTGGGGGAATATGATGGCAGTCCAGGACAACAAGATTGTGACCGTTCCTCTGGAGAAAGTTGCAGGTCCTGTCAAATATATTCCCAAGGACCACTACCTGATCACCTGTGCAAAGGATATCGGGGTGTGCTTGGGTTCCTGA
- a CDS encoding DUF3276 family protein: MGQRGEVYSTRLVKNDRTYFFNVKENIYGDMFLNLVESKGTPDNDRYIRQSIIVYQEDLGEFLKELQKSLDFLKQNAKKD, from the coding sequence GTGGGACAACGTGGAGAAGTGTATTCAACAAGACTTGTCAAAAATGACAGGACTTATTTCTTTAATGTAAAAGAGAACATCTATGGGGACATGTTCCTCAACCTGGTGGAAAGCAAAGGTACTCCCGACAACGATCGATACATTAGACAATCGATTATCGTCTACCAAGAAGATTTGGGAGAATTTTTGAAAGAACTGCAGAAATCCTTGGATTTCCTCAAGCAGAACGCAAAAAAAGACTAA
- a CDS encoding DUF1848 domain-containing protein, producing the protein MILSASRRTDIPAFYTGWFLNRIKERYVLSRNPFNPRQVSRIDLSPELIDCIVFWTKNPAPLMVRLNELEAYHYYFQCTLNAYEADVEPGLASKHVSLVDTFMQLSEEIGKERVIWRYDPILLTDKYTLSFHIQHFAALAETLKDATQRCVISFIDFPKRTVSTLRALGYREPDLNEMHTIARAFSAIDSENGITLETCAEAIDLSTYDISHGKCIDDALISRISGKPLHLKKDANQRAACSCVPSVDIGLYNTCMHGCKYCYASFSREALLQNRQNYDAFSPLLCSKITEDDVIRERKDAQSRTALQPDLPFVSS; encoded by the coding sequence ATGATACTCAGTGCCAGCAGAAGAACTGACATTCCAGCTTTCTATACAGGTTGGTTCCTGAACAGAATCAAGGAACGGTATGTCCTTTCCAGAAATCCTTTCAACCCAAGACAGGTCAGTAGGATAGATTTATCTCCTGAACTCATTGATTGTATTGTCTTCTGGACAAAGAACCCTGCCCCTCTTATGGTGAGACTGAACGAACTGGAAGCGTATCATTACTATTTCCAATGTACACTCAATGCCTATGAAGCTGATGTAGAACCTGGACTGGCAAGTAAACACGTATCATTGGTTGATACATTCATGCAACTCTCTGAGGAAATCGGCAAAGAACGTGTGATTTGGAGATATGATCCTATCCTTCTCACTGACAAGTATACACTGTCATTTCATATTCAGCATTTTGCCGCCCTTGCAGAAACGTTGAAGGATGCAACCCAGCGTTGTGTTATCAGTTTCATCGATTTTCCAAAAAGAACGGTTAGTACATTGAGAGCCCTGGGGTACCGAGAACCAGATTTGAATGAAATGCATACAATTGCAAGAGCGTTTTCTGCCATTGATAGTGAGAATGGCATTACCCTCGAAACCTGTGCAGAAGCCATAGATCTATCGACCTATGATATCAGCCATGGGAAATGCATAGATGATGCCCTGATTTCTCGAATATCTGGAAAACCTCTTCACCTTAAGAAAGATGCTAACCAAAGAGCAGCATGCTCTTGTGTGCCAAGTGTGGATATAGGCCTATACAACACCTGCATGCATGGATGCAAATACTGTTATGCCTCTTTCAGCAGGGAAGCACTTCTCCAAAACCGACAAAACTATGATGCATTTTCTCCCCTGCTCTGTAGCAAGATTACTGAGGATGACGTCATCCGTGAAAGAAAGGATGCACAATCCAGAACTGCCCTTCAACCAGATCTCCCATTCGTATCGTCATAG
- a CDS encoding ribonuclease HII, protein MLFDLNDEKGVVCGLDEAGRGPLAGPVVAAAVVLHPDFPIEILGDSKQLSEKQRLEAEIIIKEQSLAWAVASVTAQEIDKINILQASLLAMKRAYEKVKAHISVDTALVDGNQRPDLDCTVQAIVKGDATIPEIMAASILAKNQRDRYMVLCDAKWPIYHFAKHKGYPTKEHREACLLYGLSPIHRKTFSIKQEGSRKQEEQQSLF, encoded by the coding sequence ATGCTGTTCGACCTGAACGATGAGAAGGGAGTTGTCTGTGGCTTGGATGAAGCTGGGCGAGGTCCATTGGCCGGTCCTGTTGTGGCAGCTGCGGTGGTACTTCACCCAGATTTTCCCATTGAAATCCTGGGTGACTCAAAGCAACTTTCTGAAAAACAACGCCTAGAGGCTGAAATCATCATCAAGGAGCAGTCTCTTGCCTGGGCTGTTGCCAGCGTAACTGCACAGGAGATTGACAAGATCAACATTCTCCAGGCTTCCTTGCTTGCCATGAAACGTGCCTACGAAAAAGTAAAGGCTCACATTTCAGTCGATACAGCACTCGTTGACGGAAACCAGAGACCTGATCTTGATTGTACGGTACAGGCAATCGTAAAGGGGGATGCCACTATTCCTGAGATTATGGCAGCATCCATCTTGGCAAAAAACCAACGTGATCGGTATATGGTGCTCTGTGATGCCAAGTGGCCGATCTATCATTTCGCAAAGCATAAGGGCTACCCTACCAAGGAGCATCGGGAGGCCTGTCTGCTCTATGGACTCTCTCCTATTCATCGAAAGACATTCTCTATCAAGCAGGAGGGCTCAAGAAAACAGGAGGAGCAGCAGTCACTCTTCTAG
- a CDS encoding AAA family ATPase — protein sequence MFLKSLELYGFKSFPDKVSLDFADGITSLLGPNGCGKSNIVDAIKWVLGEQSTKTLRAGKMEDVIFNGTDNRKPLQVAEVSLVISNEEHHLPLDAPEVEIRRRIFRTGESEYYLNKNRVLLKNIRELFFDTGVGKSAYSILEQGKIDQILSSKPEDRRYIFEEAAGISRFKVQSQEAERKLARTDENIMQVETILKEVKRTYETKKNQASKAISYRELKTEQFSLEVDVQLSTLKSFLLLRENKIEQKQRSEEAYAAQRGSLTEFDQEIEQLQEELRTLGSQRISKQTEQQRLDEATKGRSDKLDLLTQRFRDFLQQKDQAGARAELIQEHIERDTEEIDQKLTDIAGLDESIEQLQAETEQNQKSAEQTRTLITNQNQEILDLEDANSSYEADSDALSLRIKELGDVIVVQLEEKLKQSGYTLENKDKARTALLGSIEHLKGRIAEEQTFLATLKQKGISSEDLLDRQTQFQGGLLKELAQVQSLFDSYEAMQPTFLDELISDEGTISEKRKLDQEMVNLRKQIQTNRERIAYLREENNILTQALERYQEAISDQKVAMNQLLTQKQGAKEWVTKLQRSLTEQEYQYKDALKLSETAQERIYETQEDIRSVEAEVGQIKERIAVLNAELKDLVVVIDEQSRIIREKQEQKNTSYEQLQTLRTEKEKLELQIDQLATNITGVYTTFFENYGKSLKEFENRLEDEVPDIPVLKSRLDEVRRKIDGMGYINQMAEEEYAEVKEQYDFLSKQLDDLYRAKNDLDTVITQIKTRSEELFIASYKQIAHNFQEMFRRLFGGGKAELTLVEPDNVLESGIDILAQPPGKKLTHLSLLSGGERSMTAVALLFATYQVKPSPFCVLDEIDAALDDRNIGYFLSVLDEFAMKSQFIIITHNKHTVMGSQTLLGVTQMEPGVSSMVSYKIGNVAGEDVILNDDQELVTIEE from the coding sequence TTGTTTCTAAAAAGCTTGGAACTATATGGCTTCAAATCTTTTCCAGATAAGGTCAGCTTGGATTTTGCCGATGGAATCACCAGTTTGCTCGGTCCCAATGGATGTGGCAAGAGCAATATTGTCGATGCCATCAAGTGGGTATTGGGAGAACAATCCACCAAGACCCTGCGTGCTGGGAAGATGGAGGACGTCATATTCAATGGAACAGACAATCGTAAACCACTCCAAGTTGCAGAAGTTTCCCTGGTAATCTCTAATGAAGAACATCATCTTCCTCTTGATGCACCAGAAGTGGAGATCAGACGAAGAATTTTCCGTACAGGGGAAAGCGAGTACTACCTTAACAAGAACCGAGTCTTGCTCAAGAATATCAGGGAACTTTTCTTTGACACTGGAGTCGGCAAGAGCGCCTATTCCATTCTGGAACAGGGCAAGATAGACCAAATCCTCTCATCAAAACCTGAAGACCGACGATATATCTTTGAAGAAGCCGCTGGAATAAGTCGTTTCAAAGTCCAGAGCCAGGAAGCAGAACGTAAACTTGCACGAACTGATGAGAACATTATGCAAGTGGAAACCATCCTCAAGGAAGTGAAGAGAACCTACGAGACCAAGAAGAATCAGGCATCGAAGGCAATCAGCTACCGAGAGCTCAAGACTGAACAGTTCTCTTTGGAAGTCGATGTGCAGTTGTCAACGCTTAAATCTTTTCTCCTGCTCAGAGAGAATAAAATTGAGCAGAAACAGCGCTCAGAGGAAGCTTATGCTGCGCAGCGAGGATCACTTACAGAGTTTGACCAGGAGATTGAACAGCTCCAGGAAGAGCTTCGTACCCTTGGGTCACAGCGAATCAGCAAGCAGACTGAACAACAGAGACTGGATGAGGCTACCAAAGGTAGGTCGGACAAGCTTGATTTGCTTACCCAACGATTCCGAGATTTCCTCCAGCAGAAAGACCAGGCTGGTGCAAGAGCAGAACTGATTCAGGAACACATTGAACGAGACACCGAGGAAATAGACCAGAAACTCACTGATATTGCAGGCCTTGATGAGTCAATCGAACAACTGCAGGCAGAGACAGAGCAGAACCAGAAGTCCGCTGAGCAGACAAGGACCCTGATCACAAACCAGAATCAGGAAATTCTCGATCTTGAAGATGCCAATAGCAGCTATGAAGCAGATAGTGATGCACTTTCCCTGAGGATCAAGGAGCTGGGGGACGTTATCGTTGTCCAACTCGAAGAGAAACTGAAGCAGAGTGGCTACACCCTTGAAAACAAGGATAAGGCGAGAACTGCGCTGCTTGGGAGTATTGAGCATCTTAAGGGTCGTATTGCTGAAGAGCAAACCTTTCTTGCCACGCTGAAGCAGAAAGGAATTTCTTCAGAAGATCTTCTGGACAGACAGACCCAGTTCCAGGGAGGACTGTTGAAAGAACTTGCCCAGGTCCAGTCTCTCTTTGACTCCTATGAGGCAATGCAACCAACCTTCCTTGATGAACTCATCTCTGATGAAGGCACCATCAGCGAGAAACGTAAACTCGATCAGGAAATGGTCAATCTAAGAAAACAGATCCAGACCAACCGAGAAAGGATTGCCTATCTCAGGGAGGAGAACAATATTCTCACTCAGGCTTTGGAACGGTACCAGGAAGCCATCAGTGACCAAAAGGTTGCAATGAATCAACTCCTCACCCAAAAACAGGGAGCCAAGGAGTGGGTAACAAAACTGCAGCGTTCTCTTACCGAGCAAGAGTACCAATATAAGGATGCACTGAAGCTCAGCGAGACAGCCCAGGAGAGAATCTATGAAACACAGGAAGATATCCGCAGTGTTGAAGCTGAAGTAGGACAGATAAAAGAGCGGATAGCAGTCCTGAATGCAGAGCTCAAGGATCTGGTTGTAGTCATAGATGAACAGAGCAGGATTATCCGAGAAAAGCAGGAACAGAAGAACACCTCATATGAACAGCTGCAAACCCTCCGAACAGAGAAAGAGAAGCTGGAACTGCAGATTGACCAGCTCGCCACCAATATCACCGGAGTTTACACCACGTTCTTTGAGAACTACGGCAAGAGCCTGAAGGAGTTCGAGAATCGTCTGGAAGATGAAGTTCCCGATATCCCTGTACTGAAGAGCCGTCTGGATGAAGTCAGACGGAAGATTGATGGAATGGGATACATCAACCAGATGGCGGAAGAAGAGTATGCGGAGGTTAAGGAACAATACGATTTCCTGAGTAAGCAATTGGATGACCTTTACCGGGCCAAGAATGATTTGGATACCGTCATTACCCAGATCAAGACCCGTAGTGAAGAACTTTTCATTGCTTCCTATAAGCAGATTGCCCATAACTTCCAGGAGATGTTCCGTCGTCTGTTTGGTGGGGGAAAAGCTGAGCTCACTTTGGTGGAGCCTGACAATGTCCTGGAGAGTGGCATTGACATCCTGGCTCAACCTCCGGGGAAGAAGCTTACCCACCTTTCTCTCTTGAGTGGAGGAGAGCGGTCGATGACCGCTGTAGCACTGCTGTTTGCCACCTATCAGGTAAAGCCTTCTCCTTTCTGTGTTCTCGATGAGATCGACGCAGCGCTTGATGATCGGAATATCGGGTATTTTCTCTCCGTATTGGATGAATTTGCCATGAAGAGCCAGTTCATCATCATCACCCACAATAAGCACACCGTCATGGGAAGCCAGACCCTTTTAGGGGTAACCCAGATGGAGCCAGGGGTTTCCAGTATGGTCAGTTACAAGATCGGCAATGTGGCCGGCGAGGATGTAATCCTCAACGACGACCAGGAACTGGTAACCATAGAAGAATAG
- a CDS encoding AAA family ATPase, with the protein MINKLVKIKNVGKFENTSTTSFVNWNGIFDKVNLIYGENGIGKTTFSQILRSLSNRDNLISRKRTFNSTDDQEILFLDDQNKQLEFKSNRWNNNISNISLFNSNYISENIISGKSKSSIDQSNSLYNIIIGAKGVSLYSKILSLQKSKKELEKSLTHLKQEKISIRKSLSTKPVIDYLEDQRKDLLNIKKNLNIQIRKLQTELGEYSAKIFKDFIPKVNYYLTSLTPDYEIKKIGAKSSQIRIVLQIKGNSIYYSDSPQKYSAKYVLSEADNSCIAFAFFLSQIQSDIKNRIVIFDDPVSSLDYNRIRLTINLINDVATQCKQLFILTHDLNFANLVNKNNQYSKSFLALKLISLKGTTTFSSFDIKAECLPPIFKDLNTVHNYFNNGLAVNSDKHEIIRCIRPILEGIIKIKYFSVLKEDEWLGEIIKDIRESSGDNPLVNLKPVYSILNDLNEYSKSFHHSTPTDIPPVIQDQELKIYIKKLIHVIYLI; encoded by the coding sequence ATGATAAATAAATTAGTTAAGATTAAAAATGTAGGTAAATTTGAGAACACTAGCACTACATCATTTGTGAACTGGAATGGTATTTTTGATAAAGTAAATTTGATATATGGTGAGAATGGAATTGGTAAAACTACCTTTTCACAAATTTTGCGTTCATTATCAAATCGTGATAACTTGATAAGTAGAAAAAGAACATTTAATTCTACGGATGATCAAGAAATCTTATTTCTAGATGATCAGAATAAGCAGTTAGAATTCAAATCCAATCGATGGAATAATAATATTTCTAATATTTCACTTTTCAACAGCAACTACATTTCAGAAAATATCATTTCTGGCAAATCTAAATCTTCAATAGATCAATCTAATTCACTTTATAATATTATTATCGGGGCTAAAGGAGTTTCTTTATATTCCAAAATATTATCGTTACAAAAATCAAAGAAAGAACTGGAAAAAAGCCTCACACATTTAAAGCAAGAGAAAATTTCAATTAGAAAGAGCCTTTCTACAAAACCTGTTATAGACTATCTTGAGGACCAAAGAAAAGATTTATTAAATATCAAAAAAAATCTCAATATTCAGATTAGAAAATTGCAAACCGAACTGGGAGAATATTCTGCAAAAATTTTCAAAGATTTCATTCCCAAAGTAAATTATTATCTCACATCTCTTACACCTGACTATGAAATTAAAAAAATTGGAGCAAAGAGCTCTCAAATAAGAATAGTTCTTCAAATAAAAGGTAACTCAATTTATTATTCAGATTCTCCTCAAAAATATTCTGCTAAATATGTTTTAAGTGAAGCTGATAATTCTTGCATAGCTTTTGCATTTTTTCTTTCACAAATTCAATCTGATATTAAAAATAGAATCGTTATCTTTGATGACCCTGTTTCTAGTCTTGATTATAATAGAATTCGTTTAACGATCAATCTTATCAATGATGTGGCCACTCAGTGTAAGCAATTATTTATCCTTACTCATGACTTAAACTTCGCCAATCTTGTCAATAAAAATAACCAATATTCAAAATCCTTCTTAGCTCTTAAATTGATTAGTCTAAAAGGAACAACAACCTTTTCTTCATTTGATATTAAAGCTGAATGCTTACCCCCAATTTTTAAAGATTTAAATACAGTACACAATTACTTCAATAATGGACTTGCAGTAAATAGTGACAAGCATGAAATTATTCGATGCATCCGGCCAATCTTAGAAGGTATTATAAAAATTAAATATTTCTCTGTATTAAAAGAGGATGAATGGCTAGGAGAGATCATTAAAGATATCAGAGAGAGTTCGGGAGACAATCCACTTGTTAATTTAAAACCCGTTTATAGCATTTTAAATGATTTAAACGAATATTCAAAATCCTTCCATCATTCTACCCCGACAGATATTCCCCCAGTCATCCAAGATCAAGAACTAAAAATATATATTAAAAAATTGATTCATGTAATTTATCTTATATAA
- a CDS encoding ParA family protein — MTTLAVYSIKGGVGKSTISVNLAVLSAMAGQRTLLLDLDPLGSSSYLLDVKPRKSHDATALVKGGKQLTKQIQATSFSSLDVLPSSTAYRYLSILFDAKKHSHHRLEKRLEELSATYDLIIIDASPTMSLVSENVLYASDILLVPVVPTPFAVLAYDQLLGELERLEQTDTRVRMVVSMLDRRKKLQVETTRELLQRKEALQTVIPFASEIEKMGEIQKPVVTSNAKGKGATAFRGLYGELVPYLRQRSPSERTGKKE, encoded by the coding sequence ATGACAACATTGGCCGTGTACAGCATCAAGGGGGGAGTAGGAAAGAGCACCATCAGTGTGAATCTGGCTGTGCTCTCTGCGATGGCTGGACAGCGGACATTGTTGCTCGATCTTGACCCCTTGGGGTCAAGCAGCTACTTGCTGGATGTAAAGCCGAGGAAAAGTCATGATGCAACTGCATTGGTGAAGGGTGGCAAGCAATTGACGAAGCAAATCCAGGCCACCAGTTTCTCTTCCCTGGATGTACTGCCATCCTCAACGGCTTATCGTTATCTTTCCATTCTCTTTGATGCAAAGAAGCACTCCCATCACCGGCTGGAAAAACGACTGGAAGAGTTGAGTGCAACCTATGACCTGATCATCATTGATGCCTCCCCGACCATGAGTTTGGTCAGTGAAAATGTCCTGTATGCATCGGATATATTGCTGGTTCCGGTTGTTCCCACTCCCTTTGCAGTGCTTGCCTATGACCAATTGCTGGGTGAGTTGGAACGTTTGGAACAGACGGATACACGAGTGAGAATGGTTGTCTCCATGCTTGACAGAAGAAAGAAACTGCAGGTAGAGACTACCCGGGAGTTGTTGCAGAGAAAAGAGGCACTGCAAACGGTGATTCCTTTCGCGAGTGAGATAGAGAAAATGGGTGAGATACAGAAACCGGTAGTGACAAGCAATGCAAAGGGGAAAGGAGCAACTGCTTTCCGTGGTCTGTATGGCGAGTTGGTACCATATCTACGACAGCGTTCACCGAGTGAGCGTACTGGGAAAAAGGAGTAA